A window from Candidatus Nitrospira neomarina encodes these proteins:
- a CDS encoding PASTA domain-containing protein → MDAMKVQHQQILNRTHKGTRQALKFLVLQLMVLGSLLFLTCALPETARAVEVPNVVGSSQAKAEADIIKANLRVGKVTSANNATVPPGTVIIQDPAAGINVVRGTKVDLVVSGVAVPDVVGRKQADAQKDLTKAGLKVGTVTSANSATVAAGKVISQNPTAGTKVAFGSPVDLVVSLGSTVPNVVGMTQAAAQSAITTAGLTVGAVTTAISGTVATGKVISQNPVAGKKVAAGSAVALVVSQGTQVPNVVGRTQADAQKALISAGLTLGSVTMANSATVAAGRVMSQNPGAGTTVNPGSAVALVVSLGTTVPNVVGLTQSSAQSTLIAAGLTVGTVTTANSETVPSGTVINQTPVPGIKVTPGSSVALVISSGPPVFLMGVQNDPRIGPLVNSLYRLRTDGVVTKIADLNHRTHGLAFVGSTLYSVEELTLAQQSGARPNLYRLNPETGATLATIPLSLSTGESIEGGRGLATEPGTGLLWGLLVVTSEVNSARRLVTINPRTGVATQKAKLLGNFMDLAFDAAGILYAITDNRPVPGGATVFPARIYTVNTTTGATTEFLDVSAGAVAGQPNFRESETIGVGSSPDLLYHFSGQHKVTSGFSKNILFETIHVNNKTRTAVALSGPDFFVTTALTLVPLRTAPALGDLDANGKADLVWRNNSNGNTAIWLMDGTTIAASGFPGGVTMAWHIAGVGDVNGDNKADVIWRNGTNGAVAVWLMDGLTIVSTGFPGSASLAFEIMGVGDVNGDGKADLIWRNTTDGSTAIWLMNGTTIAASGFPGGVPEAWHITGVGDVNGDNKADVIWRNGNSGAVAVWLMNGLSVTAVGFPGSASTAFKVTGVGDVNGDGKADLIWRNTTDSSTAIWLMNGTTIAASGFPGGVPAVWQMSEARDVNGDGRADVIWRNSRNGTVAVWLMNGLTISAVGFPGSTSTDWEIQ, encoded by the coding sequence ATGGACGCAATGAAAGTTCAGCATCAGCAGATCTTGAACCGCACGCACAAGGGAACCCGTCAGGCCCTCAAGTTTCTGGTTTTACAGCTAATGGTCCTAGGCAGTTTACTCTTCCTGACCTGTGCCTTACCTGAGACGGCAAGAGCCGTTGAAGTCCCCAATGTCGTGGGCAGCTCACAGGCTAAGGCGGAGGCGGATATTATCAAGGCCAATTTGAGGGTGGGAAAAGTAACCTCGGCTAATAATGCCACCGTCCCGCCCGGTACTGTCATCATTCAAGACCCGGCAGCAGGAATTAATGTCGTCCGAGGGACGAAGGTTGATCTGGTGGTGTCTGGAGTGGCAGTCCCCGACGTCGTCGGTCGAAAGCAAGCTGACGCCCAAAAGGATCTGACCAAAGCAGGGCTGAAAGTTGGGACGGTGACATCGGCCAATAGTGCGACGGTGGCGGCAGGCAAGGTTATCAGTCAAAACCCCACGGCGGGAACCAAGGTGGCATTTGGGAGTCCGGTCGACCTGGTGGTATCACTAGGTAGCACAGTCCCGAATGTGGTGGGCATGACGCAGGCGGCCGCTCAATCGGCGATTACCACGGCTGGTTTGACCGTCGGTGCAGTGACGACAGCCATTAGTGGCACCGTGGCCACAGGAAAGGTTATTAGTCAAAATCCGGTAGCCGGAAAAAAGGTAGCGGCGGGAAGTGCTGTGGCCCTGGTCGTGTCCCAAGGGACACAAGTCCCGAATGTGGTTGGTCGCACGCAAGCCGACGCCCAAAAAGCCCTGATCTCTGCTGGCTTAACCCTGGGATCCGTGACCATGGCCAATAGCGCCACCGTAGCGGCTGGTAGAGTGATGAGTCAAAACCCGGGGGCCGGCACAACTGTGAACCCTGGAAGTGCGGTTGCTTTGGTGGTGTCGCTGGGAACGACCGTGCCCAATGTCGTGGGGTTGACACAGAGCAGCGCCCAATCGACTCTGATCGCGGCGGGCTTAACGGTGGGGACCGTGACGACCGCCAATAGTGAAACGGTGCCCAGCGGGACCGTCATTAATCAAACACCAGTGCCAGGAATAAAGGTGACTCCGGGAAGTTCGGTGGCCCTGGTCATTTCCTCCGGACCGCCGGTTTTTCTGATGGGTGTACAAAATGATCCCAGAATCGGACCGCTCGTGAATAGCCTCTACCGTCTTCGCACTGATGGAGTCGTCACCAAAATTGCGGATCTGAACCACCGCACCCATGGTTTGGCGTTTGTCGGGTCCACGCTGTATTCCGTGGAAGAGCTGACGCTTGCGCAACAGTCCGGGGCCCGGCCAAATCTGTATCGGCTCAATCCCGAGACTGGGGCCACCCTGGCCACGATCCCTCTGTCCTTATCGACGGGCGAATCAATAGAGGGAGGACGGGGGTTGGCCACCGAGCCTGGGACCGGTCTGCTATGGGGCTTGCTTGTCGTGACGTCAGAAGTGAACAGTGCCCGCCGGTTAGTGACCATTAATCCCAGGACGGGCGTGGCTACCCAAAAGGCCAAACTTCTGGGAAACTTCATGGATCTGGCGTTTGATGCAGCCGGGATCCTCTATGCGATTACCGACAATCGACCGGTGCCTGGAGGGGCGACCGTGTTTCCGGCACGGATTTATACGGTCAATACAACGACGGGAGCTACGACGGAATTCCTGGATGTCTCGGCCGGCGCCGTGGCCGGACAACCGAATTTTCGGGAGAGTGAGACGATTGGGGTAGGATCGTCGCCTGACCTCCTGTATCATTTTTCAGGTCAGCATAAGGTGACCTCAGGATTTTCCAAGAATATTCTGTTTGAAACAATCCATGTGAACAATAAAACCAGAACTGCGGTTGCGCTCTCGGGCCCTGACTTTTTTGTGACGACAGCCTTGACCTTGGTCCCGCTCAGGACCGCACCGGCCTTGGGAGATCTCGATGCCAATGGCAAAGCTGATCTGGTTTGGCGGAACAATTCTAATGGCAACACCGCAATTTGGTTGATGGATGGGACGACGATTGCGGCCTCAGGGTTTCCCGGTGGAGTGACCATGGCCTGGCACATCGCCGGGGTGGGCGATGTGAATGGAGATAATAAGGCCGATGTTATTTGGCGCAACGGCACCAATGGGGCAGTGGCCGTGTGGTTGATGGACGGGTTAACGATTGTTTCAACAGGCTTTCCGGGTAGCGCCTCGCTCGCCTTTGAGATCATGGGCGTGGGCGATGTGAACGGGGATGGGAAGGCGGATCTGATTTGGCGCAATACCACTGATGGTAGTACCGCGATCTGGTTGATGAACGGCACCACCATTGCCGCCTCAGGGTTTCCGGGAGGAGTGCCGGAGGCCTGGCACATCACGGGTGTGGGCGATGTGAATGGGGATAACAAGGCGGATGTCATCTGGCGCAACGGCAACAGTGGGGCAGTGGCTGTATGGCTGATGAACGGGTTGTCGGTGACGGCCGTAGGTTTTCCTGGAAGCGCTTCCACGGCCTTTAAGGTCACGGGTGTGGGCGATGTGAACGGGGATGGGAAGGCGGACCTGATTTGGCGCAATACGACTGACAGCAGTACCGCAATCTGGTTAATGAACGGCACCACCATTGCCGCTTCAGGATTTCCGGGTGGCGTCCCGGCCGTCTGGCAGATGTCAGAGGCGCGGGATGTGAATGGCGATGGCAGAGCGGATGTCATTTGGCGTAATAGCCGGAATGGGACGGTAGCGGTGTGGCTGATGAATGGATTAACGATTTCCGCCGTGGGGTTCCCAGGCTCAACCTCCACAGATTGGGAGATTCAGTAG
- a CDS encoding PASTA domain-containing protein, which produces MNLMKVLHQNETMLNFTCQKLPKDPASIILQFGFLVCLVFLICGVPATAGAVEVPDVVGIPQSNAEAAIISSELSVGVVTSANSATVPIGEVISQDPAAGINVVSGSRVDLVVSGVTVPNVVGLAQAAAETAITAANLTVGTGTTANSATVPIGNVISQTPAAGTNVLPGNAVTLVISLGTAVPDLIGLTKAAAETAITAAGLTVGTGTTTNSATVPAGRVISQTPAAGSNVPPGSAVALVVSLGAKVPNVVGLTQAAAEAAIKSSGLTVGTVTTETSTTVPAGTVISQSPGAGTNVAPASAVTLVVSSGVVVPNVVGLTQTAAQTEITSANLTVGRVTKANSSSVASGKVISQNPAAGAKVEAGSAVALVVSLGAKVPDVVGSTKGSAQTALSTAGLKVGTVTSANSQTVAIGNVISQNPTAGSNVAPGSAVALVVSVGTAVPNVVNKSQAAAQAAIAGVGLTVGNVTSVFSDTVASGNVISQNPTAGTNVSPGSGVGLVISSGPPVLLMGVQNDPKTGPLVNSLYRLRTDGVVSKIGNLTHRTHGLAYVGSNLYSVEELTLAKQAGTPPNLYRLNPSTGATLATIRLSLSTGESLEGGRGLATEPGTNQLWGLLVVTSEVNTLRRLVTINPTTGVATQKAKLFGNFMDLAFDAAGTLYAITDNRPVSGGAVAPARIYTVNKTTGATTEFLNVSAGAVAGQPNFRESETIGVGSSPDLLYHLSGQHKVTSGFTKNILFEQIHRTTKARKAIALSGPDFFVTTALTLVPPTKTNTGTGTPALADLDASGTTDLIWQNTQDGSTAIWLMNGTTIAATGFPGGVPAAWRIAGVGDVNGDGKGDVIWRNSTSGTVAVWLMNGVSVTSVGFPGSASLAFEISGVGDVNGDEKADLVWRNRTDGSTAIWLMNGTTIAAPGFPGGVPMGWQIAGVGDVNGDSKADVIWRNGASGTVAVWLMNGLGITGVGFPGSASTAFEIAGVGDVNGDGKADLVWRNATDGSTAIWLMNGTTIAAPGFPGGVPLAWQISQVGDINGDGKSDVIWRNGRSGTVAVWLMNGASISSVGFPGSAPSDWEIQ; this is translated from the coding sequence ATGAACCTTATGAAAGTTCTGCATCAGAACGAAACGATGTTGAATTTCACCTGTCAGAAATTGCCAAAAGATCCTGCCTCGATCATTTTGCAGTTCGGTTTTCTTGTGTGCCTGGTATTTCTCATCTGTGGCGTACCTGCCACGGCAGGTGCCGTAGAGGTCCCCGATGTGGTCGGAATCCCACAATCAAATGCAGAGGCGGCAATTATTAGCTCGGAATTGTCTGTGGGGGTCGTAACGTCCGCCAATAGTGCCACGGTGCCCATCGGCGAAGTGATTAGTCAGGATCCGGCGGCCGGGATCAATGTGGTATCGGGGAGTCGAGTGGACCTCGTGGTATCCGGAGTGACGGTGCCAAATGTGGTGGGGTTGGCGCAGGCGGCTGCGGAAACCGCCATTACGGCAGCAAATCTCACGGTGGGGACAGGGACGACAGCCAATAGTGCCACGGTGCCCATCGGCAATGTTATCAGTCAAACCCCCGCAGCGGGAACCAATGTATTGCCCGGTAATGCCGTAACTCTCGTGATTTCGCTGGGGACCGCGGTGCCGGACCTGATAGGGTTGACCAAAGCCGCAGCGGAAACCGCCATTACGGCAGCAGGTCTCACGGTGGGGACAGGGACGACAACCAATAGTGCCACGGTGCCGGCCGGACGGGTCATCAGTCAAACGCCGGCTGCGGGGAGTAATGTGCCTCCGGGCAGTGCGGTGGCTCTTGTGGTGTCCCTGGGAGCGAAGGTGCCCAATGTGGTCGGATTGACGCAGGCCGCGGCGGAAGCCGCCATTAAAAGTTCCGGTTTGACCGTGGGGACAGTGACCACGGAGACCAGTACGACGGTGCCAGCGGGCACGGTCATCAGTCAATCTCCGGGGGCCGGGACCAATGTGGCTCCAGCTAGTGCTGTGACGTTGGTGGTGTCCTCGGGGGTGGTGGTGCCGAATGTCGTGGGCTTGACGCAAACGGCGGCGCAAACGGAAATTACCTCAGCCAACCTGACTGTGGGCAGGGTGACCAAGGCCAATAGTTCTAGTGTGGCCTCGGGCAAGGTCATCAGTCAGAATCCGGCTGCAGGGGCAAAGGTGGAGGCAGGTAGTGCAGTGGCTCTGGTTGTGTCCCTTGGGGCAAAGGTGCCCGATGTCGTCGGGAGTACGAAAGGTAGTGCTCAAACAGCTCTGAGCACGGCAGGTCTGAAAGTTGGGACGGTGACATCGGCCAACAGTCAGACGGTGGCCATCGGAAACGTCATCAGTCAAAATCCGACAGCTGGGTCTAATGTGGCCCCAGGCAGTGCGGTCGCTCTCGTCGTATCTGTGGGAACGGCCGTGCCCAATGTGGTCAACAAATCGCAAGCTGCGGCGCAAGCTGCCATTGCTGGTGTAGGCTTGACGGTGGGGAACGTGACGTCAGTTTTCAGCGACACGGTGGCTTCGGGAAATGTGATCAGTCAAAACCCCACAGCGGGGACGAATGTTTCACCAGGTAGTGGCGTCGGTTTGGTCATCTCCTCCGGTCCACCGGTTCTTCTCATGGGAGTGCAAAATGATCCCAAGACCGGGCCCCTGGTGAATAGCCTCTATCGACTTCGTACCGATGGGGTGGTGTCCAAAATTGGAAATCTCACGCACCGCACACATGGCTTAGCTTATGTCGGATCCAACTTGTATTCCGTAGAAGAGCTGACACTTGCCAAACAAGCAGGGACTCCGCCGAATTTGTATCGGCTCAATCCCAGCACCGGGGCCACGCTGGCCACGATCCGCCTGTCCTTATCGACAGGGGAATCATTGGAAGGAGGGCGGGGTCTGGCCACGGAGCCCGGAACCAACCAACTGTGGGGGTTACTCGTGGTGACCTCCGAGGTGAATACTCTCCGCCGGTTAGTCACGATCAATCCGACGACCGGCGTCGCCACGCAAAAGGCGAAACTGTTTGGAAACTTCATGGACCTGGCGTTTGATGCGGCCGGGACGCTGTATGCCATCACGGATAACCGACCCGTATCCGGTGGGGCTGTGGCTCCGGCCCGGATTTATACGGTGAATAAGACGACGGGGGCCACGACGGAATTTCTGAATGTCTCGGCCGGCGCCGTAGCGGGGCAACCGAATTTCCGCGAGAGTGAAACCATAGGGGTCGGATCGTCGCCGGATCTACTGTATCATCTCTCCGGTCAACATAAGGTGACCTCTGGATTTACCAAGAATATTTTGTTTGAGCAGATCCATCGAACCACGAAGGCCAGAAAAGCCATTGCGCTCTCGGGCCCGGACTTTTTTGTGACGACGGCCTTGACGTTGGTGCCACCCACGAAAACGAATACGGGTACAGGTACTCCGGCGTTGGCCGATCTGGATGCGTCCGGCACGACCGATTTGATCTGGCAAAACACCCAAGATGGCAGCACGGCCATTTGGTTGATGAATGGAACGACCATCGCAGCTACAGGATTCCCGGGCGGGGTGCCCGCGGCCTGGCGGATTGCGGGTGTGGGCGATGTGAATGGAGACGGTAAGGGGGATGTCATTTGGCGCAATAGTACAAGTGGCACCGTAGCCGTGTGGCTGATGAATGGCGTGTCGGTGACGTCCGTGGGTTTTCCCGGAAGCGCATCGCTGGCGTTTGAGATTTCCGGCGTGGGCGATGTGAACGGCGATGAGAAGGCCGACCTGGTCTGGCGCAACAGGACTGATGGCAGTACCGCCATCTGGCTGATGAACGGAACGACAATCGCTGCTCCTGGTTTTCCGGGGGGGGTGCCGATGGGCTGGCAAATCGCGGGTGTGGGCGATGTGAATGGGGATAGTAAGGCGGATGTCATCTGGCGCAATGGTGCGAGCGGCACCGTAGCCGTGTGGTTGATGAACGGATTAGGTATCACGGGAGTCGGCTTTCCCGGCAGTGCGTCGACGGCATTTGAGATTGCAGGCGTCGGCGATGTAAATGGGGATGGCAAGGCCGATCTGGTCTGGCGCAATGCGACGGACGGCAGTACCGCCATCTGGCTGATGAATGGGACCACCATTGCTGCCCCCGGTTTTCCTGGGGGGGTTCCCTTAGCATGGCAGATTTCTCAAGTCGGGGATATCAATGGCGATGGGAAATCGGATGTTATCTGGCGTAATGGACGGAGCGGGACCGTGGCCGTCTGGTTGATGAATGGGGCATCGATTTCAAGCGTGGGTTTCCCTGGCTCTGCTCCCTCAGACTGGGAGATTCAGTAG
- a CDS encoding transporter has product MTYWLMQNLVCRRMQRLACFLVLAMLVISQSVTQAKELKNVIPDLYGGNGFQTDPNFAGNRSNDFGNAVFDSFNELTNGIGAQTGQFAVNSTVAAYRFDVERGVPVEVTKSLGPLFAERADTLGKGRFDFQVVWSNANYKKFNGQKLSSLSEDVSPTAGPGTPPNAPGLDELLQINLDVTVITNFVGFFGTYGITDNWDINLLVPLINNKIKAKAKATMLDANGVPCTQGGNCSGIYVINGTAPGTGDPSRDSSSSDKTGIGDVLLRTKYNFLKNHEVLPDLGVRGGVSFPTGNEDNFMGVGEFRFEGLAVASKYYSSPIGMIGPHVNTGFVLVNNKSELNLFTYVAGFDYAPIPVFAFSLDLLGRHELDDKDNSGKDIVDLAPGLKWAPLPNTLVQAAVQLPLNKNEGLRPDAVWTLGVGATF; this is encoded by the coding sequence ATGACTTATTGGCTCATGCAGAACTTGGTATGTAGGCGAATGCAGCGGTTGGCCTGTTTCCTTGTGTTGGCAATGCTCGTCATCAGTCAATCTGTCACGCAAGCCAAAGAATTAAAGAATGTGATTCCTGATCTTTATGGGGGAAATGGGTTTCAAACAGATCCTAATTTTGCAGGCAATCGGTCCAATGATTTTGGCAATGCGGTGTTCGATTCATTTAATGAACTGACGAATGGCATTGGGGCTCAAACGGGGCAATTCGCGGTGAACTCTACCGTGGCGGCGTATCGGTTTGATGTTGAGCGGGGAGTTCCTGTTGAAGTCACCAAAAGCCTCGGTCCACTCTTTGCGGAACGAGCCGACACGCTTGGAAAAGGGCGATTTGATTTCCAGGTCGTCTGGTCAAACGCCAATTACAAAAAATTTAATGGCCAAAAGCTATCTTCTCTCAGTGAAGATGTCTCTCCCACCGCCGGGCCGGGAACTCCGCCGAATGCCCCAGGGTTAGATGAGCTATTACAAATTAACCTGGATGTCACAGTGATTACCAATTTTGTTGGATTTTTTGGCACGTATGGCATCACGGATAATTGGGACATCAATCTTCTTGTTCCTCTCATCAATAACAAGATCAAGGCAAAAGCGAAGGCGACCATGCTTGATGCCAACGGGGTCCCTTGTACTCAAGGTGGTAATTGCAGTGGTATATACGTGATCAATGGGACGGCACCCGGTACGGGGGACCCTTCAAGAGACAGCTCTTCTTCGGATAAAACCGGGATCGGAGACGTTCTTCTTCGAACCAAATATAACTTCCTGAAAAATCATGAGGTTTTACCTGATTTGGGAGTACGCGGTGGCGTGTCTTTTCCCACGGGAAACGAGGATAACTTCATGGGAGTCGGAGAATTCAGATTTGAGGGATTGGCTGTCGCTTCTAAATATTATTCATCCCCGATCGGCATGATTGGTCCCCATGTGAATACGGGCTTCGTGCTTGTCAACAACAAATCGGAACTGAATCTTTTTACCTATGTCGCAGGGTTTGATTATGCGCCTATTCCGGTTTTTGCTTTCTCTCTTGACCTCCTGGGCCGTCACGAATTGGACGATAAGGATAACAGTGGAAAGGACATCGTCGATTTGGCTCCCGGCCTAAAATGGGCTCCACTTCCCAATACTCTGGTTCAGGCAGCCGTCCAGCTTCCACTCAATAAAAATGAAGGGCTCCGTCCGGATGCGGTCTGGACGTTAGGCGTGGGAGCGACGTTCTAA
- a CDS encoding SUMF1/EgtB/PvdO family nonheme iron enzyme — protein sequence MSDRILHHPIQKRGSFHSPSILLLSFLLCSLTALLLPIQAHADTSSSTVNGKVPAQYIAETQGKSWAVIIGIDKYLNLAGLAYAVDDAKSMARMLGRQGFTVSSLYNTQATKKAILQELRHNLVTQVQKNDRVLIFFAGHIGETPGKGKQQPAGYMMPVDTEPGLLADTAISVDLLRELSESLPAKQVLILIDICYGGIAGRSQRSFPPMTSNYLKMIASESARQLITAGGTGQQALAGPKWKHSVFTYYLLEGIGKGKGDLNGDGIIPTSELFTYLDEHVQSAALTHKHVQRPEMWGLSGDKGEFVFIPEKFSSNPQVANTQGKTSNPAAGTVETIVGLLKSFGNPLDVFNNGPSGKSEQADKQKTVEEEAAALEAEREKFELQALQSLKEQRQREKDLQAQLAEAQRLAEEEERRRVAAEQARQEQEALLAEQQAALKAEQARVAAEEEHRKQVLAEQEQTRLAQLAEAQRLAAEEERRRVAAEQARQEQEALLAQQLAALKAEQARVAAEEKQQRQLALAQLAEAQRLAAEEERRRVAAEQARREQEALLAEQQAALKAEQARVAAEEKQRQLALAQLAEAQRLAAEEERRRVAAEQARREQEALLVQQQAALKAQQAKLAAEEERRKQLLAQREREFQTQLAIAQRMVAEEERRRVEAEKARLAAEEQKRKQLLAERELTRQTQLAEARRMAEEQARIEAEEQRRKEALAKQELTRQAQLAEARRVAEEQARIEAEEQRRKEALARQELTRQAQLAEARRVAEEQARIEAEEQRRKEALAKEELTRQTQLAEARRVAEEQARIKQEAAMKAEKARLAALEEEREQVARLKQEAAMKAEKARLAAEEQQRQQAEEARRLADLEEERRRVAAERERKELEAKVTQPPIIVPNGGNEPAGPSSGSSLTPGTLSASTPSPPSPSAIEPSSNENSGFFGFFKNMFENDSSSPPAASDQPKVSQPEPILEARLHQQDLPGAVESALSGNDDVPMILIPAGEFRMGSTENQISSLLKDFEGIQFNAFQAEIPQRQVSLKAYYIDQYEVSYRRYRAFLESTGRAAPAFWENERFHKPDHPVLGVTWYDATAYCTWAGKRLPTEAEWEYAARGPQGYAYPWGNSWDPQRTNTASYWAGKNFSSMAKWGEWMQTALDRGKAGPLEVGTFSNGVSPFGIHDMAGNISEWVFDWYTPYENQPTLIHNPDGADSGTMKVHRGGSWSVSSIFARSTYRARENPEKRSPYIGMRCAKSSQ from the coding sequence GTGTCCGATCGCATTCTACATCACCCCATCCAGAAAAGAGGATCTTTCCACTCTCCCAGCATCTTGCTGCTCTCTTTCCTGTTATGCAGTTTGACCGCATTGCTCCTTCCAATCCAGGCCCACGCAGATACCTCCAGTAGTACCGTGAACGGAAAAGTTCCTGCCCAATATATCGCCGAGACCCAGGGAAAATCCTGGGCCGTCATCATAGGCATTGATAAATATCTGAATCTCGCCGGCCTGGCCTATGCGGTCGATGATGCGAAATCGATGGCACGCATGCTGGGACGTCAAGGATTTACGGTTTCATCCCTCTACAACACTCAAGCCACCAAAAAAGCGATCCTTCAGGAGTTGCGCCACAACCTTGTGACACAAGTACAAAAAAATGATCGAGTGCTCATCTTTTTTGCGGGGCACATCGGAGAGACCCCCGGCAAGGGAAAACAGCAACCCGCAGGCTACATGATGCCCGTCGATACCGAGCCGGGCCTACTTGCGGACACCGCAATCAGTGTGGATCTTCTTCGCGAACTTTCCGAATCACTTCCGGCAAAACAGGTCTTAATTCTCATAGACATTTGTTATGGAGGCATTGCCGGTCGCAGTCAGCGTTCATTCCCCCCCATGACCAGTAATTATCTCAAGATGATTGCCAGTGAATCTGCGCGCCAATTGATCACCGCAGGAGGAACGGGGCAGCAAGCCTTAGCCGGACCGAAGTGGAAACATAGCGTGTTTACGTATTATCTTCTGGAAGGCATTGGAAAGGGAAAGGGTGACCTGAACGGCGATGGGATCATTCCCACATCCGAACTCTTCACCTATCTCGATGAGCACGTGCAATCGGCTGCTCTCACGCATAAACATGTGCAACGACCGGAGATGTGGGGGTTGAGTGGAGATAAGGGAGAATTTGTCTTTATTCCCGAAAAATTTTCCTCCAACCCTCAAGTCGCCAACACCCAAGGAAAGACGAGCAATCCTGCAGCTGGAACGGTCGAGACCATTGTCGGACTCTTAAAGAGTTTTGGAAATCCCCTGGATGTCTTCAACAACGGTCCATCTGGAAAGAGCGAGCAGGCTGATAAACAAAAAACGGTAGAAGAAGAAGCTGCCGCGCTAGAGGCAGAGCGGGAAAAATTTGAATTGCAAGCTCTCCAATCTTTAAAGGAGCAACGGCAGCGGGAGAAGGATCTTCAAGCGCAACTGGCCGAAGCCCAACGTCTGGCCGAGGAGGAGGAACGTCGGCGGGTCGCCGCGGAACAGGCCCGTCAGGAACAAGAAGCGCTCTTAGCGGAACAACAAGCCGCGTTAAAAGCCGAACAAGCCCGCGTGGCCGCCGAAGAAGAGCACCGCAAACAAGTCTTGGCGGAACAAGAACAAACTCGTCTGGCGCAACTGGCCGAAGCTCAACGCCTGGCTGCGGAGGAGGAACGCCGGCGGGTTGCCGCGGAACAGGCCCGCCAGGAACAAGAAGCCCTCTTAGCGCAACAACTAGCCGCGTTAAAAGCCGAACAAGCCCGTGTGGCCGCCGAAGAAAAACAACAACGCCAGCTGGCCTTAGCGCAACTGGCCGAAGCCCAGCGCCTGGCTGCGGAGGAGGAACGCCGGCGGGTCGCCGCGGAACAGGCCCGTCGGGAACAAGAAGCGCTCTTGGCCGAACAACAGGCCGCGTTAAAAGCCGAACAAGCCCGTGTGGCCGCCGAAGAAAAACAACGCCAGCTGGCCTTAGCGCAACTAGCCGAAGCTCAACGCCTGGCTGCGGAGGAGGAACGCCGGCGGGTCGCCGCGGAACAGGCCCGCCGTGAACAGGAAGCGCTCTTGGTGCAACAACAAGCCGCTTTAAAAGCCCAACAAGCCAAGCTCGCCGCCGAGGAAGAGCGACGAAAACAACTCTTGGCACAACGAGAACGGGAATTTCAAACGCAACTGGCCATAGCCCAGCGAATGGTAGCCGAAGAAGAACGTCGACGTGTGGAAGCCGAAAAGGCCAGACTTGCGGCAGAGGAGCAAAAACGAAAACAACTCTTGGCGGAACGGGAACTTACGCGACAAACTCAACTCGCTGAAGCTCGCCGAATGGCCGAGGAACAGGCCAGAATTGAAGCCGAGGAACAGCGCCGCAAGGAAGCCTTGGCTAAACAGGAACTCACCCGCCAAGCCCAACTCGCTGAAGCCCGACGGGTGGCCGAGGAACAGGCCAGAATTGAAGCCGAGGAACAGCGCCGCAAGGAAGCCTTAGCCAGACAGGAACTCACCCGCCAAGCCCAATTGGCTGAAGCCCGACGGGTGGCCGAGGAACAGGCCAGAATTGAAGCCGAGGAACAGCGCCGCAAGGAAGCCTTAGCCAAAGAGGAACTCACCCGTCAAACCCAACTGGCCGAAGCCCGACGAGTGGCCGAGGAACAGGCTCGCATTAAGCAAGAGGCCGCCATGAAAGCCGAAAAGGCCCGACTGGCAGCCCTGGAAGAAGAGCGGGAACAAGTTGCCCGCCTGAAGCAAGAAGCCGCCATGAAAGCCGAAAAGGCCCGACTTGCCGCAGAAGAGCAACAACGCCAGCAGGCGGAGGAAGCGCGTCGCCTGGCCGATTTGGAAGAAGAGCGTCGACGAGTCGCCGCAGAACGTGAGCGTAAGGAACTAGAGGCGAAAGTTACGCAACCACCAATTATTGTCCCGAATGGTGGAAATGAGCCGGCAGGGCCTTCTTCTGGAAGTTCGCTAACGCCTGGGACCCTTTCCGCATCCACCCCTTCTCCCCCATCCCCCTCGGCGATTGAACCATCCTCGAACGAGAATTCAGGGTTTTTCGGATTTTTTAAGAATATGTTTGAAAATGACTCTAGCTCACCCCCAGCGGCCAGTGATCAACCGAAGGTATCCCAACCAGAACCCATTCTTGAGGCACGGCTACATCAACAAGATTTACCTGGCGCCGTGGAGTCCGCCCTCTCAGGAAATGATGACGTCCCCATGATCTTGATTCCCGCCGGAGAATTTAGAATGGGAAGCACTGAGAATCAAATTTCCAGTCTCCTGAAAGACTTTGAAGGAATCCAGTTCAATGCCTTTCAAGCAGAGATTCCTCAACGCCAGGTTAGCCTTAAAGCCTATTATATTGATCAATATGAGGTCAGCTATCGCCGCTATCGTGCATTTCTTGAATCGACAGGTCGGGCAGCCCCTGCGTTCTGGGAAAATGAACGATTCCACAAACCGGATCATCCGGTCCTCGGAGTGACCTGGTATGACGCAACGGCCTATTGCACCTGGGCTGGCAAACGCCTTCCTACCGAAGCGGAATGGGAATACGCCGCCAGAGGACCACAAGGTTATGCCTATCCTTGGGGAAACTCATGGGATCCTCAACGGACCAATACGGCAAGTTATTGGGCAGGCAAAAATTTTTCATCAATGGCGAAATGGGGTGAGTGGATGCAAACCGCGTTGGATCGCGGAAAAGCCGGCCCGTTAGAAGTTGGCACCTTCTCGAATGGAGTGAGTCCATTTGGTATTCATGACATGGCTGGAAATATATCCGAGTGGGTCTTTGATTGGTATACACCGTACGAGAACCAACCGACCCTCATCCATAATCCCGACGGGGCGGACTCCGGGACCATGAAAGTGCATCGTGGAGGATCCTGGAGTGTGAGTTCGATTTTTGCCCGTTCAACCTATCGGGCTCGAGAAAATCCTGAAAAGAGAAGTCCCTACATTGGAATGCGATGCGCCAAATCTTCTCAATAA